The DNA segment AAGAAGATATCTCTGAAATTTTAAAGGGCTTTCAGCGTGATGAAAAAGTTGAAGGCTATGAAATATATAAAGTAAGGGGCTGGGATTATCCGGCATTGTGCGAAACCTATCAGCGTGCCATTGATGTTTGCAGGAGCGAACACGTGCCGGTGCTGATCCATGTTACCGAAGTTACCCAGCCGCAGGGCCACTCTACTTCAGGTTCTCATGAACGTTACAAAGATAAAGACCGTTTAGAATGGGAAAAAGAGTACGATTGTATCCTTCAGATGCGCAAATGGATGCTGGAATCGGCAATTATCTCTGAAGAGGAAATCCTTGAACTGGAAAATACCGCCAAGAAATTTGTTCGTGAAACCCAAAAAGAAGCCTGGAATGAATTTTTAGCTTCTATAAAAGCAGAAAAAGACCTGGTTGTTACTGCCATAAACAATGTTGCCAATGGTGATCCTGCATTGATCAAAATTGCCAGTGTTCTGGTCAGTACACCTGATGCGCAAAGAAGGGAGGTTATTTCTTCGGCAAGAAAGGCTTTACGGTTATCCATAAGCCAGCCTTCTGCTGCCAGAAATGAATTGCTGGACTGGTATAATGATCAGGCCGGACTGAATGAAGACCGTTACCATTCAAAATTATTTACAGATGGTGCTGAAAGCCCTATGCTGGTCAATGAATTGAAACCAGCATACAACGAACTCAGCAAAATGGTTGATGGCCGTGAGCTGCTGAATGCTTGTTTTGACGCCAATTTTGCACGTGACCAGCGTTTGGTTGCTTTTGGAGAAGATTTAGGCGCAATTGGGGATGTGAACCAGGGCTTTGCCGGCTTACAGGCAAAATATGGAGAACTGAGGATTACCGATACCGGAATCAGGGAAATGACCATAATAGGACAGGGCATAGGCCTGGCATTGCGTGGCTTACGCCCGATTGCCGAAATCCAGTACCTGGATTACCTGCTATATGCTTTAAATATTCTGAGTGATGACCTCGCAAGTTTGTCGTACCGTACCAAAGCCGGACAAAAAGCACCGGTGATCATTAGAACGCGTGGGCACCGGCTGGAGGGTGTATGGCATTCAGGTTCTCCAATAGGGATGATCCTGGGTTCTTTAAGGGGGCTGCATATCTGTGTGCCCCGCAACATGACCCAGGCAGCGGGAATGTATAATACCCTTTTCAGATCTGATGAACCTGCACTGCTCATAGAATGCCTGAACGGTTACCGCCTGAAAGAAAAGTTACCTGAAAATGTTGGTGAATATACCGTGCCTTTGGGTAAGGCCGAAGTGATCAGGGAAGGCAGTGATTTAACTGTTGTTTCTTATGGTTCTACTTTAAGAATTGTGGAGGAAGCGGCAGAAGAACTTGCCCAATTGGGTATCTCTATTGAAATTGTTGATCCCCAGACCTTATTGCCTTTTGATACCGATCAGCTCTGTGCACAGTCTTTGGCAAGAACAAATAAGTTACTGGTTGTGGATGAGGATGTACCTGGAGGCGGAACTGCATTTTTACTGCAACAGATACTGGAAGTGCAGAATGGTTATTATCACCTGGATGGACAACCGCGAACATTGAGTGCCAAAGCGCATCGCCCTCCTTATGGTTCTGACGGGGATTATTTCAGTAAACCTTCTGTTGATGATGTAATAGAGGTTGTTTATGCTATGATGAACGAGAGCAACCCGGGTAAATATCCGGCTATATACTAGAGCGTAATATAAGGAAACAAAACAAGCAGGTTATAGCCTGCTTGTTTTGTTTCTGAGCAGATGATCTGCCAGTACCAGTGCAGCCATTGCCTCTACAATAACTACTGCCCTTGGTACCACACATGGGTCATGTCTGCCTTTTCCTTTAATTTCAGCTGCCTCACCTGCAGCATTAATGGTTTGCTGATTGTGCATAATGGTGGCAACCGGTTTAAAGGCTACTGTAAAATTGATTTCCATACCATTGGAAATACCACCCTGAATGCCACCGGAAAAATTGGTGAGTGTTTTGGGCTGACCCTCATTGGCCAGAAAAATATCATTGTGTTCCGAACCCCTCATTTCACTTCCACTAAAACCAGAGCCATATTCAAAGCCATGAACAGCATTGATGCTGAGCATTGCTTTACCCAGGTCGGCATGCAGCTTATCAAATACAGGTTCTCCCAGTCCTACAGGGCAGTTTTTTATGATGCAGCTCACTTTGCCGCCAACGGTATCGCCATCTTTTCTTACACTGTCAATAAATTCAATCATCTGATGGGCTGTAGCCGGATCTGCGCAGCGGGCAATATTATCCTCCCTGATGGACAGTAACGCTGCTATATCATCCTGGGCAAGATTAGGCGCCTGGATTTGGCCCACTGCAGATACATGTGCAAAGACCTCAACCCCATACTGTTTTAACAATAGTTTGGCAATTGCTCCAGCTGCTACACGGGCAGCGGTTTCCCTTGCAGATGAGCGTCCTCCGCCTCTATGATCGCGAATGCCATATTTGGCATCATAAGTATAATCTGCATGTGAGGGACGGTAAACATCGGTATTGTGACTATAATCTTTGCTCCGCTGGTCCTCATTAGGGATCAGCATAGCTATGGGGGTTCCTGTGCTTTTACCTTCAAACGTTCCGGAAAGCACCTGTACGGTATCACTTTCTTTACGTTGTGTTGTAATTTTTGACTGTCCGGGTCTGCGTTTATCCAATTCTGACTGGATAAAATCCAGGTCGATAGGTAATTGAGCCGGACAACCATCTAAAATAACACCAATGGCTACACCATGAGATTCACCAAAAGTGGTAATGCGAAATAATTGACCAAATGTATTGCCTGCCATGTTGATTTACAGTTTATGATTTTAGGTTTAAGATTAAATTTCCTGGATTTCAAATCCCGCTTTCTCCAGGTCTTTCCAGTAATCAGGATATGACTTTTCCACAACCTGATAATCTTCCATCTCTATTTCTTTGATAAAGAAACTTAAGGGTGCAAAAGCCATAGCCATACGGTGATCGTCATAAGTAGCAAAAGTTACTTTTTCAGGAAAACTTAGCTGATCGCAATTTAAAGTATATACTTCATTCTCTTCCTTTAAAACTACTCCTATTTTGATCAGTTCCTGTTGCAGCGCCAATATCCTGTTGGTTTCTTTTATCTTAAGTGTTTCCAGTCCTGTAAACGAAAGGTTCAATCCTTTTGCGGCAGCGCATACAATAATGGTCTGGGCTAGGTCGGGGCAGTCCTTCAGGTTCAATACTTCGGTTATTGCTACAGAAGTACCGGATTTTAGGGCAATGCCATTAGGAATACTGGAAGTACGCACGCCAAATGCAACCATAATGTCCCTGATCTTACTGTCACCCTGTAAACTTTTTTGCTTTAAGTTGGGTAAGGTTATTTCCGCATGATCGGCCAGGGCTGCAATGCTGTACCAGTAAGAGGCCGCACTCCAGTCAGGTTCTACAATCAATTCGGCAGCTTTAAAAGGCTGTTGATCAATATGAATGGTATTGTTGTCCCATCGGTGTTCAATTCCTGCATCCTGTAGCATACTTAAGGTCATTTCCAGGTAGGGGCGCGAAGTTAATTCACCTTCAATTTCTAAAGATAAACCCAATGGAAGAGAAGGGGCGATCATTAAAAGCGCGGATAAGTACTGGCTGCTGATGTTTCCCTGAATTTTGACTATCCGGCTGGCCTGCCTAAAATCTTTATTGATTTCCAGCGGAGGAAAACCATCTTGTCCTGAATATTTGATGCCTGCACCTAGTTTTTGTAAAGCTTCAACCAATAATTTTATCGGACGCTCTTTCATTCTGCCTGAGCCGGTCAGGTAAAACATGCCCCTGGTAATGGATAAATAGGCAGTTAGAAAACGCATTGCTGTGCCCGCATGTCCTACATCTACAGAAAAAAAAGTATCCGGGTCATTTTCTTTTCCGATGGCCTTAAGGATGTTATTCAGGGTTACGGTGTCAACCGCATCCGATAAATTGTCAACTTTAACCAGTCCTTCAGACAGGGCACTGATGATTAGTGCCCTGTTGCTTTCGCTTTTTGAGCCGGTTAAGGCTATTTCAGCATTTATATCTTTAATCCCTTTAAAAGAAACAATTGCGTTTTTACTCATTGTTAAGATTTAACTTCTGTATGTGCTTCTGCTGCAATGCCTTTTTCTGCTTTACCAGCATTCATGATCTCAGTTTGTTTGCGGATAGATTCTCCATGAACGAGTTCCAGGAATTTTTCTGTAAAGTTTAAATCCAGTTTTAAGGCTTTTGCAAATGAGGCACCTTTTTTAATAATGGCATCCCAACGGTTAACCTGTAAAATGGTTACCTGGTTATCGCGTTTGTATTCACCGATTTTGCCTACTATGGCCATACGCTCACCCAGTTTCTGTAACAACAGGTCGTCAATTTTGTCAATTTGTTTACGGAATTCGGCCAGTTGATCTGTAATCGCTTCATTTTTAGATTCTGGTTCACGAACAGTTAAACGGTCAGCCAGTTCAGCTAAAGCAGCGGGGGTAACCTGTTGTTTTGCATCTGTCCATGCCACTGAAGGATCTACGTGCGACTCGATCATTAAGCCTTGCATATCCAGGTCCAATGCTTTTTGAGAGATGTAAGGGATCAGTTCACGGTTACCGCAGATATGGCTTGGATCGTTGATGATCGGCAGTTCTGGACATAAAGTTTTCAATTGAATGGCAAGCTCCCACATAGGTTCGTTACGGAAAGAACTCTTTTCGAAGGAAGAGAAGCCGCGGTGAATGGCACCTAATTTAGTAATACCAGCACCGTTGATGCGCTCTAAAGCACCAATCCACAATTGCAGGTCAGGGTTTACCGGGTTTTTTACCAACACAGGGATATCCACTCCTTTTAAAGCATCAGCAATTTCCTGAACAGTAAAGGGGTTAACAGTAGAACGTGCGCCGATCCATAAAATATCTACTCCTGCAGCCAGGGCCTCTTCCACGTGTTTAGCATTTGCAACTTCTACGGCAGTAGGCAGGCCGGTTTCTGCTTTTGCTCTTTTCAGCCATTCCAGACCAATGCTGCCTATACCTTCAAATTCTCCCGGACGGGTGCGTGGTTTCCAGATACCGGCCCTTAATACAGATACCTTTCCTGTTGCTGCAAGTAAGTGTGCGGTGGTTAACAGTTGTTCTTCAGTTTCTGCACTGCAGGGCCCTGAAATGATGAGCGGTTCATTGTTGATGTTAAGCCATGTATTTAATGGCTGGATGTTCAATTGTAGTTTCATTTTGTTGGGGTTTAAAATTTTTATATAGTTATTTTACGAAGGCTGCTCTCCAGATTTATACTTTATCGTTTTTCTGGTATTCGCCCATAATATTAAAGTTTACAGTGTATTTTAAGGCTTGCCGGACGGCTTTGTCGTAATTTTCCATGCTGGTCCATTCCATGTCAACATAGAAGTAATAATCGTTACGTTTCCCTAAGACAGGCATGCTCTGGATTTTTGTGAGGTTAACCTGTTGTTCAGCAAAAATATTCAGAACTTTGGATAAAGCCCCTACATGATTGCCTACCTGGAAACATATAGAAGCTTTGTTAACTTCTTTCAACTCTTCGGTCTTGTCCAGCTTAAGGATCAGGAAACGGGTAAAATTCTTTTTATTGGACTCAATCCTTCTTTCAATAATATTCAGACCATACAATTCGGCTGCAAGGGTATTGGCAATAGCAACAGTATCTTTTAGCTGCTCGTCTTTAATACGTTTTGCACAGGCAGCAGTATCATTGCCCTCAATTACCTGGATGTGGGGATAATCATAAAAGAAATCTACACACTGACGGATGGCAATAGGGTGTGAAGTGGCAAATTTCACATCTTCAAATTTAACACCTGGTAAAGCCATTAAATGTAATTGGATAGCCAGGTATACCTCACCTACAACAGCAAAATTATATTCGCGTATTAAGGTGTAATTTGGTAAAAGACTACCTGCTATAGAGTTTTCTATGGCCATGATCACATAATCACATTCTTTTTTTTCCAAACTTTCACATGTTTGCTTAAAAGAATTGCATTCTATGGTCTGGATGTCTGTTCCAAAAAACTTGAAGGCCGCCTCTTCGTGGAAAGATGCTTTAATACCCTGAATTGCTACTCTTGTTACTTTCTTCATGAATTTGTTTTTTCCCTTTTTATGGTTCTGGTTTCGTTAAAAACAAAAAAAAGTCCCGGCGTTGGGCCGGGACTTTTCTTATACATTTATCTTGCTGATATCAGTGCATATTAGTCCCGGCTCTTACTAAAGTAGTAAAAGTAACCAAACCAATATGTAGTGATATTATTCTTCATTTTCTTTTTTGTTGTAACCGGGCTTGTTTCCGTACCCTGTCTTTATTTTGTTTTGCCAAATGTACTAACAAAATTTAATTTGTCAATAGCTAAATAAAAAAAATATTTTTTTGTTGTTAAAAAGCTATAGGCTGAGGTTTAAAATTTCAGTTGAGCTGTTAACTATAAATGCGGTTAAAGTAAGCAAAGCTTTCCAGAATGTCTTTTTCCGATACCCTGCAATTGTAATCGCATTTGCCAATCGTACTGAGCAAAGAGAACATGATCTGTCCGTTCTCGTTTTTCTTGTCACTTTGCATAAACTCCAGCAATTGCTTAAAACTGTCTTCTTTAATCCTGTAAGCCGGATAAAGCGTACTGATATAATCAGTAATGTCTTTTAAATCATCAGCTGATAAGGTATTGTTGTTTGAAGAAAGGAAAGCCTCACAGATCATACCCACAGCAATGGCCTCGCCATGTGTAAGTGGCTGGGTATCGTTGATCAGGGAATAGGTTTCAACTGCATGTCCGATGGTATGTCCGTAATTCAGGATCTTTCTTAGTCCTTTTTCATGTGGATCTTCCGTAACTACTTCATTCTTGATCTCTACAGAACGGTAAATGGCCTGAGCCGAAATCTGGAGGTAATTGCTACTCTTCAAATCATTATAATAGGTACGGTCTACAATTAAACCATGTTTGATCATTTCGGCAAAGCCGGAAAGCAGCTCCCGTTGTGGCAGGGTTTTTAAAAATTTAGTTTCAATAAAAACCGACTGCGGTAGGGTAAAAGTACCCACCATGTTCTTCACATTATCTACATCAATCCCGGTTTTACCGCCAACAGAAGCATCTACCTGCGACAATAGGGTAGTAGGGATATTGATAAAGTCTATCCCTCTTTTATAGGTTGAGGCCACAAAGCCTCCCATATCGGTAATTACGCCACCACCCAGGTTAACCATCAGGCATTTACGGTCGGCACCAAAATCAAGTAAGGTCTTCCAGATGCCGATGCAAAAATCAATATTCTTGTTTTCTTCCCCAGGATCAGTTTCTATCAGGTCAAAACCATTAAAATCGTCCATCATTTCCCTGAACAATGGTAAACACAGTTCTGACGTATGTGTATCCGCAAAAACAAAGATTTTACTGTATTTTTCTGCTTCAATTACCTTCATTAAAGGTGCCAGTTCTGTTTCAAAATAAATGCTATGACCTGCGCTCTCCAATTTTTTCATTAAATCACTGTTATTTTTTGTCCCATAAAATCAATTACATCGCCAACCCGCACCTTTAGCCTTTTGCGGTAATCAACCGTTCCATTGTATTTTACCAAACCATCCTCTACAACGGTCTGTGCTTCTCCGCCGCTTTGTACCAAGGCGGTTGCTTTCAATAACTGAATAAGGGGTATAAACTCACCTTCTAATTTAAATTTTATCATCGCAAGGCAAACTTACAATTAATTATAAAGTGTTTTACCACCAATA comes from the Pedobacter heparinus DSM 2366 genome and includes:
- a CDS encoding prephenate dehydratase yields the protein MKKVTRVAIQGIKASFHEEAAFKFFGTDIQTIECNSFKQTCESLEKKECDYVIMAIENSIAGSLLPNYTLIREYNFAVVGEVYLAIQLHLMALPGVKFEDVKFATSHPIAIRQCVDFFYDYPHIQVIEGNDTAACAKRIKDEQLKDTVAIANTLAAELYGLNIIERRIESNKKNFTRFLILKLDKTEELKEVNKASICFQVGNHVGALSKVLNIFAEQQVNLTKIQSMPVLGKRNDYYFYVDMEWTSMENYDKAVRQALKYTVNFNIMGEYQKNDKV
- a CDS encoding alpha-ketoacid dehydrogenase subunit alpha/beta: MMPNSKLTTNPIDASELSFDDFKTIVINDYKIAVESRQASLLGRKEVLTGKAKFGIFGDGKELPQIAMAKAFKNGDWRSGYYRDQTFAFAAGICTIKEFFAQLYANPSVEADPASAGRQMNCHFATRSLNEDGSWKDLTDIKNSSSDIAPTGGQMARLVGLAYASKLYRQNPELEYLKNFSVNGNEVAFGTIGNASTSEGVFFEAINAAGVLQIPMAMSVWDDAYGISVPAKYQTTKEDISEILKGFQRDEKVEGYEIYKVRGWDYPALCETYQRAIDVCRSEHVPVLIHVTEVTQPQGHSTSGSHERYKDKDRLEWEKEYDCILQMRKWMLESAIISEEEILELENTAKKFVRETQKEAWNEFLASIKAEKDLVVTAINNVANGDPALIKIASVLVSTPDAQRREVISSARKALRLSISQPSAARNELLDWYNDQAGLNEDRYHSKLFTDGAESPMLVNELKPAYNELSKMVDGRELLNACFDANFARDQRLVAFGEDLGAIGDVNQGFAGLQAKYGELRITDTGIREMTIIGQGIGLALRGLRPIAEIQYLDYLLYALNILSDDLASLSYRTKAGQKAPVIIRTRGHRLEGVWHSGSPIGMILGSLRGLHICVPRNMTQAAGMYNTLFRSDEPALLIECLNGYRLKEKLPENVGEYTVPLGKAEVIREGSDLTVVSYGSTLRIVEEAAEELAQLGISIEIVDPQTLLPFDTDQLCAQSLARTNKLLVVDEDVPGGGTAFLLQQILEVQNGYYHLDGQPRTLSAKAHRPPYGSDGDYFSKPSVDDVIEVVYAMMNESNPGKYPAIY
- the aroA gene encoding 3-phosphoshikimate 1-carboxyvinyltransferase — its product is MSKNAIVSFKGIKDINAEIALTGSKSESNRALIISALSEGLVKVDNLSDAVDTVTLNNILKAIGKENDPDTFFSVDVGHAGTAMRFLTAYLSITRGMFYLTGSGRMKERPIKLLVEALQKLGAGIKYSGQDGFPPLEINKDFRQASRIVKIQGNISSQYLSALLMIAPSLPLGLSLEIEGELTSRPYLEMTLSMLQDAGIEHRWDNNTIHIDQQPFKAAELIVEPDWSAASYWYSIAALADHAEITLPNLKQKSLQGDSKIRDIMVAFGVRTSSIPNGIALKSGTSVAITEVLNLKDCPDLAQTIIVCAAAKGLNLSFTGLETLKIKETNRILALQQELIKIGVVLKEENEVYTLNCDQLSFPEKVTFATYDDHRMAMAFAPLSFFIKEIEMEDYQVVEKSYPDYWKDLEKAGFEIQEI
- the aroB gene encoding 3-dehydroquinate synthase, producing the protein MKKLESAGHSIYFETELAPLMKVIEAEKYSKIFVFADTHTSELCLPLFREMMDDFNGFDLIETDPGEENKNIDFCIGIWKTLLDFGADRKCLMVNLGGGVITDMGGFVASTYKRGIDFINIPTTLLSQVDASVGGKTGIDVDNVKNMVGTFTLPQSVFIETKFLKTLPQRELLSGFAEMIKHGLIVDRTYYNDLKSSNYLQISAQAIYRSVEIKNEVVTEDPHEKGLRKILNYGHTIGHAVETYSLINDTQPLTHGEAIAVGMICEAFLSSNNNTLSADDLKDITDYISTLYPAYRIKEDSFKQLLEFMQSDKKNENGQIMFSLLSTIGKCDYNCRVSEKDILESFAYFNRIYS
- a CDS encoding RNA-binding S4 domain-containing protein — protein: MIKFKLEGEFIPLIQLLKATALVQSGGEAQTVVEDGLVKYNGTVDYRKRLKVRVGDVIDFMGQKITVI
- a CDS encoding chorismate mutase, encoding MKLQLNIQPLNTWLNINNEPLIISGPCSAETEEQLLTTAHLLAATGKVSVLRAGIWKPRTRPGEFEGIGSIGLEWLKRAKAETGLPTAVEVANAKHVEEALAAGVDILWIGARSTVNPFTVQEIADALKGVDIPVLVKNPVNPDLQLWIGALERINGAGITKLGAIHRGFSSFEKSSFRNEPMWELAIQLKTLCPELPIINDPSHICGNRELIPYISQKALDLDMQGLMIESHVDPSVAWTDAKQQVTPAALAELADRLTVREPESKNEAITDQLAEFRKQIDKIDDLLLQKLGERMAIVGKIGEYKRDNQVTILQVNRWDAIIKKGASFAKALKLDLNFTEKFLELVHGESIRKQTEIMNAGKAEKGIAAEAHTEVKS
- the aroC gene encoding chorismate synthase gives rise to the protein MAGNTFGQLFRITTFGESHGVAIGVILDGCPAQLPIDLDFIQSELDKRRPGQSKITTQRKESDTVQVLSGTFEGKSTGTPIAMLIPNEDQRSKDYSHNTDVYRPSHADYTYDAKYGIRDHRGGGRSSARETAARVAAGAIAKLLLKQYGVEVFAHVSAVGQIQAPNLAQDDIAALLSIREDNIARCADPATAHQMIEFIDSVRKDGDTVGGKVSCIIKNCPVGLGEPVFDKLHADLGKAMLSINAVHGFEYGSGFSGSEMRGSEHNDIFLANEGQPKTLTNFSGGIQGGISNGMEINFTVAFKPVATIMHNQQTINAAGEAAEIKGKGRHDPCVVPRAVVIVEAMAALVLADHLLRNKTSRL